In the genome of Deltaproteobacteria bacterium, the window CAAGAGGCACGCATACTATGATTCTCGGTCTCATCAGTGTATAACGATTGTTCTGAGCCTTATTTATAAAATACTTGAGCATCTGCTCCGTGATATAAAAGTCTGCAATTACGCCTTCTCTTAAGGGCCTTATCGCGGCTATGTTACCGGGTGTTCGTCCAAGCATCTTTTTTGCATCATTGCCGACAGCAAGTATCTTTTTTATGCCCTTGCTGTCCGTGTACACAGCAACAACGGACGGCTCATTTGTGACTATACCTTTACCTTTTACATAGACAAGGGTGTTAGCCGTTCCAAGATCTATACTCAGGTCATTTGAAAATAAACTTAGAAAAAAGCCTGCCATTTTATCTCCTTGTTTTAAAACCTTTTTAATCTAAGGGCGTTGATCTTTATGAACCCTTCTGCGTCTTTTTGATTGTAGACATGTTCTTCTTCAAACGTGGCAAGCGATTGATTATACAATGAATGGGGTGAACGTCTTCCAACTACGATAACATTACCCTTGTAGAGTTTTAACCTGACGTCACCTGTTACATGGTTTTGGGTTTCATCAATAAAAGTCTGCAATGCAACTCTTTCGGGTGAAAACCAATAACCATAGTATATCATTTCAGAGTACTTTGTTATCATGCTGTCTTTTATATGGTATACCTCCCTGTCAAGGGTTATGGATTCCATAGCCCTGTGCGCGTAGTGAAGAATTGTGCCTCCCGGGGTTTCATACACACCTCTTGATTTTATTCCAACATATCTGTTTTCTACAACGTCTACCCTTCCGATTCCGTTCTCGCCGCCTATTCTGTTTAACTCTTCGAGTAGTTTAAGCGGCGTCATACTTTTACCATTTACAGCAACCGGATTTCCCTTTTCATAGCTTACTTCTATATAGGCAGCTTTATCTGGTGCCTTTACAACGGGCGTTATCAATGTGTACATATCTTCAGGAGGCTCTGACCATGGATCTTCAAGGATACCGCCCTCGTAGCTTATGTGAAAGATGTTTCTATCGCTTGAATAAGGTTTTTCCACGGTTGCCGTAACCGGGATATTATGGTTTTTCGAATACTCTATAAGCTGGGTTCTTGATTTAAATTCCCATTCCCGCCATGGAGCTATTACATTAATCCTCGGATCGATTGTATAATATGTTAATTCAAATCTTACCTGATCATTGCCTTTTCCTGTTGCACCATGTGCTACAGCGTCAGCACCTTCTTGTTTTACAATGTCCATCTGGGTTTTTGCTATCAATGGCCTTGCAATAGATGTTCCGAGCATATAAGTCCCTTCATAAATAGCATTCGCCCTTAACATGGGGAATACATAATCCGATACAAAAATATCCTTCACATCTTTTACATAAGCCTTTACTGCGCCTGTTTTTAATGCCTTATTCTTGACAGCTTCGAGATCCTCTCCCTGTCCGAGATCCGCTATAAATGCAATTACCTCACAATTATACTTCTCTTTCAGCCACCTCAGGATAACCGATGTATCCAGTCCGCCCGAATATGCAACTACCACTTTCTTTACCTGTTTCACCTCATCCTCCCTGCTGTTCATTTAAGAGTTATAATATCGTTTCTAATTAACATCACCGCATTCCTCATAAAGGGAAAAGTCTCAAGCCCGCTTAAAGCGAGTAAATCATCTATACTTGAACTACCATCGATAAGGGATACTATAAATGCAGCTTCCTTTGATAGATTAATTTTCATAATATCTTCCATCTCTTTTTTCAACTTTGGTACGGCACGGGTGCTGCCGATTTCATTTAAGTAATTATTCAACAAAATCCCTTTTGTTGTATTAAAGAATTCTTTAGCCTTCTCATCACCGGGATTATCTATTATAATCATCTGCAATAACTCGTAAGCAGGCTCGGGCTCGTTTTTCCCAATCAATCTGATCGCTTCATCCAGCAGTTCTTTGTACGAGCCTTTTTTATCCTCAAAAGGTATTTCTTCCTCTGTTCCGTTAATGTAATCCATGGCAAGCTCATTACCGGGATCGCGTTCTAAAATCTTTTTCCATATCCTCTGTGAGCCTACAAAATCACCCTGTGCAAATGTATCTAACCCATGCTCGAAAAGATGGAGTATCTCCTCATTTTTCAGAATCTCTTCAGCGGACTTCATTGTTCGTCTTTCAAATCGATCTCATAAAGTTTAGCTTCATCCGACATGGTTTTTATTTCATCTTCTGTAAGTTTATTGCTTGAGACTATTTCTATTTTATTCTCGAGTCCTGTATCAAGATCAACCGCAGAAACATTCACTATACCATTGTTATCGATATCAAAGCTTACTTCTATTCTCGGTTCACCCTTCTTGGCTGATTTGATGCCAGACAAAACAAACTCTCCGAGCAGTTCATTTTCTTCTGCAGTCACGTCCTCACCTTGAAAAACCCTTATTCTTACCGCCGTTTGATTGTCGTAAGATGTTGTAAATACATGACTCTTCTTGGCAGGTATTGTTGTATTTCTCTCTATTATCTTTGCAAATTCTCCACCATGAGTCTCTATACCGAGCGAAAGTGGTGTAACATCAAGTAACAGCATATCACTGGTGCCCTCTGCCAATGAAGCTGCCTCTATTGCGGCACCAATGGCAACAACCTCATCCGGATTTACTCCTTTATGTGATGCCTTTCCGAAAAACTTTCTTACCTTCTCAACAAGCAAAGGCATACGTGTCTGTCCGCCGACGAGTATGATTTCATCAATATCGGTCGGCTTAAGTCCGCCATTATTTAATGCTTCCTTTACAATCTCAATGGTTTTATCAATCAGGTCGCTTGATAATGCCTCTAATTCATGCCTTGCCAGCCTTCGCGTGTAGTGTTTTGGACCTGTCTTGTCATAGGCAATAAAGGGCAGATTAATCATAGTTTCATTTGCTCCGGATAATTCTATCTTTGCCTTCTCCGATGCCTCTTTCAACCTTTGCAGTGACATTCTGTCAGAACTCAAATTAACACCTATCGATTCATTTATCTCTTTTATAAATAGCTGTATCAATTTGTTGTCTATATCTTCTCCGCCGAGGTACGTATCCCCAGCGGTGGAAATGACTTCAAACACGCCTTTATGTATTTCAAGGATAGAGACATCGAATGTTCCTCCTCCAAAATCATAGACAAGCACTTTTTCATTATCCACCTTTCTATTTAAGCCATAGGCTATTGCAGCTGCTGTTGGTTCATTTATGATCCTCAATACATCAAGCCCTGCTATTCTGCCGGCATCCTTTGTCGCCTGTCTTTGATTATCATTAAAATAAGCCGGAACTGTGATAACAGCCTCTTTTATCTCCTCGGACAAATATTCTTCTGCAACCTTTTTTAATTCTATCAGTATCATTGCCGATATCTCCGGCATGCTGTATTCCTTCGCTGCGATATTAACCCTTACGTCTCCGTTAGAGCCGTCGACAAGCCCGTATGCAACGGTTTGCTTTGCCTTTTCCACACTTGGAGAATCAAACCTTCTTCCTATCAATCTTTTAAATGCAAATACCGTATTCTCCGGATTGATGACGGCCTGTCTCTTTGCAAGATTACCCACAAGTCTTTTATTATCCTTTGTTATTGCAAAATAGGACGGCGTAATTCTATAGCCTGCCTTATTGGGAATCACGACAGGCTGTTTGTTTAGCATCAAAGCTACACAAGAATTGGTCGTCCCAAGATCTATTCCGATTACTTTACCCATATTTATTTACCATTAATGTTTTTATATCCATTATTTTTTTATTTGCAAGTACATTTTCCGGCTGTATCCTAAGTATGGTTTCATACACCTTTATAGCATTTCTGTATAGCTTAAATTTAAAATAAATGCTACCAAGTAGTTCGTAGGCTTCAATATTGTTGTTATCATATTCTATTGCCTTTTGCACATACCCTTTTGCTGTAATATAATCATCCCGATTAAGATAATGCTTTGCTATCAATAAAGGCAGCAGGGTCTCCCTTATGCCTTTATCTGCCAGCCTATCAACCTCTTCTATCGCCTGCTCCACCATTCCGCTGCTGAGTTTATTTTTTATTGATAAGATCATTCCTCCTATGTCCGGATTATCATTTTCCTGCCTCTCTATCTTTACTGTTCGCTCTGCAACTGTATCCGCTCTCGGTTTCTGTAAATCCTTCTCAATAGGTGCTGGGGAGGATTTACCCGTATCCGCCGGTCTTACGGGTTGATTTTTTTGTAAAACCAGTTTTTTTAATACCGTATTATACATCTGTTTCTTTTTTAGATCGTATAGGGTATCGTAAACGTCTGAAAGTTTTTTAAAGATCATCGTAAGCATATCTTTGTAATGCCCTATGTTTTTTCTGAAATATCTGTCCGGATGGTAAATTTTTGATAACTCAAAGAATTTCATTTTGATCTGCTCCGGCTTTGCATCAAAGGGTACCGATAATATTTGATAGAACGTGCCTTCTTTTATGAGCTTTGCCATTTTCTCAATTGCATTCTTCTCATCTTCAGTTAATTCTATATTATTCATTTGCCCGTTTTGCAGAGTCATCTCAAGTCCTTCTATTACAAAAATACCTTTAGCCCATAGAGTTCTAAGGACATCAATAGACTCATCGTACGGCAAGCCGCTCACGGAAGCTATATCTTCTACAGAACTTACACCATCTATCCTTGAAAGGAAGTAGCCCTCTGTTGGTGTAAGTTGCAGCTCATTATAAGATATATTAGAATTTAACTTTGGAATACCGGTTATAAAATCCATGCAATCTTTATACCTCTTTTATGTCATAAATCAATAGAGAGCCTCGCACTCAACCACGTAAGCCTGTGAGGCGCTGGATTTAAACCATCCCCCAAAGAGACACTAAATAGGAGCAGGATAACTGTAAGCCGGATTCTGTTTTGATGGCTATTTGTCTGGGACCGCCATTACTGACAGCCTCAAGCGACCGACCCATAGGCATCGGGTGGACCGCCCTCAAGCGCCTATTTATGCGATCTTGCTTCGGATGGGGTTTACATAGCTACCATGCTCACACACGATACTGGTGAGCTCTTACCTCACCGTTTCACCCTTATCCGCAGAAGCGGACGGTTTACTTTCTGTTGCACTTTCCTTAAGGTTACCCTCAGTTCTTGTTATGAACCATCCTGTCCATTGAAGTCCGGACTTTCCTCTCTGCGTGTACAGAGCAGCCATCCGTTATCCTGATCCGATTATAGCTTAATCCGTCCATATCGGGTGTCAAGTGCAAGACAAGTACTGCACGCACATGCTTTATTCATAATGTTCGTCTTTTAATGTTCTACCAAGCAAAGACTTTATTGATGCCTTGGGCTCTTTCCCTTGATTTAAAATCCTGTATATCTCTTCTGATACCGGCATATCTACATTATATCTCTTTGCAAGAGCCCTTACGGATATAGATGTTTTAACACCTTCTGCAACCATTGTCATACCTCTCACAATATCATCAATCTTTTCGCCCCTGCCTATCCGTAATCCGACCGTTCTGTTCCTGCTCTGGTCATCCGTTGATGTAAGTACAAGGTCACCTATCCCTGATAGCCCTGAAAAGGTTTCTTTTTTTGCACCCGCCCTAACTCCGAGTCTTATCATCTCGGCAAGACCCCTTGTTATAATAGCAGCCCTTGCATTTTTCCCAAGCCCGACGCCGTCGCATACACCTGCTGATAAGGCTATCACGTTCTTTAGACAGCCTCCGAGTTCAACCCCTATTACATCATCGGATGCATAAAGCCTGAAGGTATCTACATTTATCAGATGCTGCAATTGCCTTGCTATGCTTATATCTCTTGCAGATATTGTAACCGCGGTCGGCAGCCCAAGCACCACTTCTTTTGCAAAACTCGGCCCCGATAAAACAGCCACAGTCACATGTCTTCCCAGTACATTCTGTATGATCTGCGTAGGCCTCATAAGTGTAGAATTCTCTATACCCTTTACCGCACTGATGATAATCGTATCCTTCTCGATATATGGAAGAGCCCGTTTCAAAACGTCCCTCATGTGCTGCGAAGGGACAACAACGAAAATTATCTTTTTTGTGCTTACCACATCTTCGATGCTGCTTAATGCCTTGATTTTACGGGAGATTCTGACTCCGGGAAGATATCTGCCGTTCGTACGCTCTGAATTTATTTCCATGCATTGCTCTTCCCGCCTTGCCCATAGATTAACATCATAACCGCTTTTTGCCAGCAATTCTGAAATGGCTGTTCCCCAGCTCCCTGCACCCATTACCGCAATACTTAACTCAGGCAAGCTTATACCCGAACCTTCTCAATAATGCTCTTCTATCACTGCGATCCTTGTCCTTTTCCACACCACATGGTTTCAATCCGTCAATCACACCGAGTATGCCTCTACCCTTACCATTATCCGCGATGATCACTTCAACGGTGTTGGCCGTTGCACAATAAATGGTCGTGATCTCCTGGACATTTTTTAGTGCATTCATCACATTGATCGGATAGGCATTTCTGAGCATTATTATAAAGCTGTGCCCCGTACCTATCGACATTGCATTCTTTTTCGCAAGCTCCGTAAGCTCATCGTCGTTCCCTTCATACCTTACAAGACATGGTCCTGACGATTCATTAAATGTAAATCCAAACTTTATGCCTGGCATACTGCTTATAAGTACCTCATAAATATCTTCAACCGTTTTTATAAAATGGGACTGTCCAAGGATAATGTTTACATCCTCTGGTTTTTCTATTTTAATACTTTGAATATCCATTTATCCCTCCATGCATAATCTTTCGTACTCATTATTACTTGAATTCATATACTATTCTTGAGTATATGATTGAGAACCTCCGAATCCTGCACCTTGTCCTGATGAGCATCGGCCATACGTTTTAATGTAACATAACCGTGTTCTAATTCATCCTCTCCTATGATCATAACAACCCGTGCCTTGAGTTTGCCGGCCCTCCTCATCATACTTTTTATGGTTTTTTCTCCGTAGGTTGTGTCACACATAATGCCATTTTGTCTTAGCATGCCCATAAGTTCAAAAGCCTTGCTGCGGGCACGCGGCACCAACACAGCGATAAAAACATCAGGATTCCTTTCATCCGGAAGCTTTAACATATCCGCGATACGCTCCATTCCCATTGCAAAACCTATGGCAGGTACATGTCCACCTCCCAATAACTCAACAAGATAATCGTATCTGCCGCCTGCGATGACAGCATTCTGCGCATTGTTTGTATCAACGGTAAACTCGAAAACGGTCTTTGTGTAATAATCCAGTCCCCTTACAAGACGTGTATCGATCGTGTATTGTATCTTTAATAAATCAAGGCCTCGTTTTACACTATCGAAGTGAGAGGCACAATCTGCACACAGGTGTTCTGTTATTTTTGGGGCGTTTTTTGTGGTGCTGATACAGCCATTTTTTTTACAATCCAAAACACGCAAAGGATTTGTTTCAATACGCCTTTTACAATCATCGCACAGCTGATCTTTTACGCCGTAAAGAAATAGTTTTAACTCTCTGATATAGTCCGGTCTGCACGCGGGGCAGCCTATGGAATTTAACCTTATAACTACACCTTTTATGTACAGGGCATCTATAACGTCTTTTGCAAGCTCGATAACCTCTACATCTATTACGGGATCATCTATGCCAAAAACCTCAATTCCTGCCTGATAGAATTGTCTGAATCTTCCCTTTTGCGATCTTTCATGCCTGAACATCGGACCAATGTAAAACCATTTCTGTACGGCGTCTTTTTTATCAATATCATGTTCGAGATACGCCCTTACAGCAGATGCGGTACCCTCGGGCCTTAGAGTGAGTGATTCTTCCCCCTTATCCTGAAAAGTGTACATTTCCTTTTCTACAATATCGGTACTTCCGCCGATGCTCCTTACAAATAATCCCGTCTTCTCGATTATAGGCGTTCTTATTTCCTTAAAATTATAGAGGGCGAACAATTCTCTCACCGTATTCTCTATACGGTTGAACTTTGTGACATCGGGGTATAAAACATCATTAAACCCCTGCACGGATTGGAATTGCCCCGGCATGATCAGTCCTTTACTCTTTTTGACTTGAGTAGTTTGTAATTTATACTATCAACAAGTGCAATCCAGCTTGCTTCAATTATATTAAGAGAAACACCAACTGTTGTCCATCTGTTAATACCGTCTCCGGATTCTATCAATACACGGACAGCCGAGCTGGTT includes:
- a CDS encoding argininosuccinate synthase, translated to MNSREDEVKQVKKVVVAYSGGLDTSVILRWLKEKYNCEVIAFIADLGQGEDLEAVKNKALKTGAVKAYVKDVKDIFVSDYVFPMLRANAIYEGTYMLGTSIARPLIAKTQMDIVKQEGADAVAHGATGKGNDQVRFELTYYTIDPRINVIAPWREWEFKSRTQLIEYSKNHNIPVTATVEKPYSSDRNIFHISYEGGILEDPWSEPPEDMYTLITPVVKAPDKAAYIEVSYEKGNPVAVNGKSMTPLKLLEELNRIGGENGIGRVDVVENRYVGIKSRGVYETPGGTILHYAHRAMESITLDREVYHIKDSMITKYSEMIYYGYWFSPERVALQTFIDETQNHVTGDVRLKLYKGNVIVVGRRSPHSLYNQSLATFEEEHVYNQKDAEGFIKINALRLKRF
- a CDS encoding DnaJ domain-containing protein gives rise to the protein MDFITGIPKLNSNISYNELQLTPTEGYFLSRIDGVSSVEDIASVSGLPYDESIDVLRTLWAKGIFVIEGLEMTLQNGQMNNIELTEDEKNAIEKMAKLIKEGTFYQILSVPFDAKPEQIKMKFFELSKIYHPDRYFRKNIGHYKDMLTMIFKKLSDVYDTLYDLKKKQMYNTVLKKLVLQKNQPVRPADTGKSSPAPIEKDLQKPRADTVAERTVKIERQENDNPDIGGMILSIKNKLSSGMVEQAIEEVDRLADKGIRETLLPLLIAKHYLNRDDYITAKGYVQKAIEYDNNNIEAYELLGSIYFKFKLYRNAIKVYETILRIQPENVLANKKIMDIKTLMVNKYG
- a CDS encoding NAD(P)-dependent glycerol-3-phosphate dehydrogenase, with the translated sequence MPELSIAVMGAGSWGTAISELLAKSGYDVNLWARREEQCMEINSERTNGRYLPGVRISRKIKALSSIEDVVSTKKIIFVVVPSQHMRDVLKRALPYIEKDTIIISAVKGIENSTLMRPTQIIQNVLGRHVTVAVLSGPSFAKEVVLGLPTAVTISARDISIARQLQHLINVDTFRLYASDDVIGVELGGCLKNVIALSAGVCDGVGLGKNARAAIITRGLAEMIRLGVRAGAKKETFSGLSGIGDLVLTSTDDQSRNRTVGLRIGRGEKIDDIVRGMTMVAEGVKTSISVRALAKRYNVDMPVSEEIYRILNQGKEPKASIKSLLGRTLKDEHYE
- a CDS encoding adenosine-specific kinase codes for the protein MDIQSIKIEKPEDVNIILGQSHFIKTVEDIYEVLISSMPGIKFGFTFNESSGPCLVRYEGNDDELTELAKKNAMSIGTGHSFIIMLRNAYPINVMNALKNVQEITTIYCATANTVEVIIADNGKGRGILGVIDGLKPCGVEKDKDRSDRRALLRRFGYKLA
- the hisS gene encoding histidine--tRNA ligase codes for the protein MPGQFQSVQGFNDVLYPDVTKFNRIENTVRELFALYNFKEIRTPIIEKTGLFVRSIGGSTDIVEKEMYTFQDKGEESLTLRPEGTASAVRAYLEHDIDKKDAVQKWFYIGPMFRHERSQKGRFRQFYQAGIEVFGIDDPVIDVEVIELAKDVIDALYIKGVVIRLNSIGCPACRPDYIRELKLFLYGVKDQLCDDCKRRIETNPLRVLDCKKNGCISTTKNAPKITEHLCADCASHFDSVKRGLDLLKIQYTIDTRLVRGLDYYTKTVFEFTVDTNNAQNAVIAGGRYDYLVELLGGGHVPAIGFAMGMERIADMLKLPDERNPDVFIAVLVPRARSKAFELMGMLRQNGIMCDTTYGEKTIKSMMRRAGKLKARVVMIIGEDELEHGYVTLKRMADAHQDKVQDSEVLNHILKNSI